The Cellulomonas sp. S1-8 genome has a window encoding:
- the secD gene encoding protein translocase subunit SecD, whose product MAPPSRRRERPVRTLVTLGVLIVALFASILAGTRWGDASLTPNLALDLEGGTQIILQPVAEAEGDVTAETINQAIAVIRQRVDASGVAEAEITSQGGNNIVVALPGRPSEETLDLVRTSAQMEFRPVLVMGAAAATPETTAEDPAADDAAADPAAADPAATDAAADPAAENAAADPAAEDAAAADDAAAADDAAAADDAEAPSDEPGKPAPDSPSDITYYVTPAIQAEFDALDCTLPENRTGGVPGDPEAAVVACDLEGFSKFILGPVEIPGSDIASATSGLGTTSTGASTGQWVVNLEFTGAGTPKFTEVTTRLSGQSPPLNQFAVVLDALVISAPSVSTVIPNGQAEISGSFTRETAATLANQLNFGSLPISFEEQSVQQISATLGSEQLEKGLLAGVFGLLLVVVYSLFQYRALGLVTVASLVVAALITYGVITLLSWVQGYRLSLPGVAGLIVAIGITADSFIVYFERIRDELRDGRTLPAAIEKGWERARRTIIASDAVNFTAAIVLYLLAVGGVRGFAFTLGLTTLVDLVVVFLFTHPLMVLLGRTRFFGAGHPASGLDPRRLGVDATRYAGRGRVVTGAQRAGAVTTDAPVSREPVTVGSPGMTIAQRRAAARAAEASSAPPQDPPTTDTDEPTTGRPEGSDR is encoded by the coding sequence TTGGCTCCTCCTTCCCGCCGCCGTGAACGGCCGGTCCGCACGCTCGTGACGCTCGGGGTGCTGATCGTCGCGCTGTTCGCCTCGATCCTCGCCGGCACCCGCTGGGGCGACGCGTCGCTGACGCCGAACCTCGCGCTCGACCTCGAGGGCGGGACGCAGATCATCCTGCAGCCCGTCGCCGAGGCCGAGGGTGACGTCACGGCCGAGACGATCAACCAGGCCATCGCGGTCATCCGGCAGCGCGTCGACGCCTCGGGCGTCGCCGAGGCCGAGATCACGAGCCAGGGCGGCAACAACATCGTCGTCGCGCTGCCGGGCCGGCCGAGCGAGGAGACGCTGGACCTGGTCCGGACGTCGGCGCAGATGGAGTTCCGTCCCGTCCTGGTGATGGGCGCCGCGGCGGCGACGCCCGAGACGACGGCGGAGGACCCGGCCGCGGACGACGCTGCTGCGGACCCGGCTGCTGCGGACCCGGCTGCGACGGACGCTGCTGCGGACCCGGCTGCGGAGAACGCTGCTGCGGACCCGGCCGCGGAGGACGCTGCGGCAGCCGACGACGCTGCGGCAGCCGACGACGCTGCGGCAGCCGACGACGCCGAGGCGCCGTCGGACGAGCCTGGCAAGCCCGCGCCGGACAGCCCCAGCGACATCACGTACTACGTGACCCCCGCCATCCAGGCGGAGTTCGACGCGCTGGACTGCACGCTCCCGGAGAACCGGACGGGCGGTGTCCCGGGGGACCCGGAGGCCGCGGTCGTCGCGTGCGACCTCGAGGGCTTCTCGAAGTTCATCCTGGGCCCCGTCGAGATCCCCGGGTCCGACATCGCCAGCGCGACCTCCGGGCTCGGCACCACCTCCACGGGGGCGTCGACGGGCCAGTGGGTCGTCAACCTGGAGTTCACGGGCGCGGGCACGCCGAAGTTCACCGAGGTGACGACGCGCCTGTCCGGCCAGAGCCCGCCGCTCAACCAGTTCGCGGTCGTGCTGGACGCGCTGGTCATCTCGGCGCCGTCGGTCAGCACGGTCATCCCCAACGGGCAGGCCGAGATCTCCGGCTCGTTCACGCGGGAGACCGCCGCCACGCTCGCCAACCAGCTGAACTTCGGCTCGCTGCCCATCAGCTTCGAGGAGCAGAGCGTGCAGCAGATCTCGGCGACGCTCGGGTCCGAGCAGCTCGAGAAGGGTCTGCTCGCGGGCGTCTTCGGGCTGCTGCTCGTCGTCGTGTACTCGCTGTTCCAGTACCGCGCGCTCGGCCTGGTCACCGTCGCCTCGCTGGTCGTCGCGGCCCTCATCACGTACGGCGTGATCACCCTGCTGTCCTGGGTGCAGGGCTACCGGCTGTCGCTGCCCGGCGTCGCCGGCCTCATCGTCGCCATCGGCATCACCGCGGACTCGTTCATCGTGTACTTCGAGCGCATCCGTGACGAGCTGCGCGACGGTCGGACGCTGCCCGCCGCGATCGAGAAGGGCTGGGAGCGCGCGCGACGCACGATCATCGCGTCTGACGCGGTGAACTTCACGGCCGCGATCGTCCTGTACCTCCTGGCCGTCGGCGGGGTGCGCGGGTTCGCGTTCACGCTCGGCCTGACGACCCTCGTCGACCTCGTCGTCGTGTTCCTCTTCACGCACCCGTTGATGGTCCTGCTCGGTCGCACCCGGTTCTTCGGAGCCGGCCACCCCGCCTCGGGCCTGGACCCGCGGCGGCTCGGCGTCGACGCCACCCGCTACGCAGGCCGCGGCCGCGTCGTCACCGGGGCGCAGCGTGCCGGCGCGGTCACCACCGACGCCCCGGTCTCGCGGGAGCCCGTCACCGTCGGCTCGCCCGGCATGACGATCGCTCAGCGGCGTGCCGCGGCACGCGCGGCCGAGGCGTCGTCAGCACCACCGCAGGACCCACCCACGACCGACACCGACGAGCCCACCACCGGGCGTCCCGAGGGGAGCGACCGCTGA
- the secF gene encoding protein translocase subunit SecF, translating into MATSSGFAQWGNDLYTGRRSYDIVGKRRIWYGISAVLIVVCGILLLTPGLNPGIEFRGGSEFVVSGVETTDQQLATDTVLAIAPEESPRVTTVGGSSLRIQTAQLTPEEVTEVTDSLAAAFDVDADQVTSTFIGPTWGQDVSQKALTGLVVFLVFVSLVMTVYFRNWRMAAAALVALFHDLILTVGVYAAVGWEVTPATVIGFLTILGYSIYDTVVVFDKVRENTVDTLEQTRFTYEERANLAVNQTLVRSINTSVVALLPVVSILVVGAFILGAGTLRDIALALFVGMTVGTFSSVFIATPLEVTLRLREPRIREHTAKVLAARAGASTDGTPAVAGAAPRATAVLRPGGHLGTAAQPRRKGR; encoded by the coding sequence ATGGCCACGTCATCCGGCTTCGCGCAGTGGGGCAACGACCTCTACACCGGCAGGCGCTCGTACGACATCGTCGGCAAGCGCAGGATCTGGTACGGCATCTCCGCCGTCCTCATCGTCGTCTGCGGGATCCTGCTCCTCACGCCGGGCCTCAACCCGGGCATCGAGTTCCGCGGCGGGTCCGAGTTCGTCGTGTCGGGCGTCGAGACGACCGACCAGCAGCTCGCGACCGACACGGTGCTGGCGATCGCTCCCGAGGAGAGCCCGCGCGTCACGACCGTCGGCGGCAGCTCGCTGCGCATCCAGACGGCCCAGCTCACCCCCGAGGAGGTCACGGAGGTCACCGACAGCCTCGCGGCCGCGTTCGACGTGGACGCCGACCAGGTGACCAGCACGTTCATCGGTCCGACCTGGGGGCAGGACGTCTCCCAGAAGGCGCTGACCGGCCTCGTCGTCTTCCTCGTGTTCGTCTCGCTCGTCATGACCGTGTACTTCCGCAACTGGCGGATGGCCGCGGCGGCACTCGTCGCCCTGTTCCACGACCTGATCCTCACCGTCGGCGTCTACGCCGCCGTCGGCTGGGAGGTCACGCCCGCGACGGTGATCGGGTTCCTCACGATCCTCGGGTACTCGATCTACGACACCGTCGTCGTCTTCGACAAGGTGCGCGAGAACACCGTGGACACGCTCGAGCAGACGCGGTTCACGTACGAGGAGCGGGCCAACCTCGCCGTCAACCAGACGCTGGTGCGCTCGATCAACACGTCGGTCGTGGCGCTGCTGCCCGTCGTGTCGATCCTGGTGGTCGGGGCGTTCATCCTCGGCGCCGGCACGCTGCGCGACATCGCCCTCGCGCTGTTCGTCGGCATGACCGTCGGCACGTTCTCGTCGGTCTTCATCGCCACGCCGCTCGAGGTGACGCTGCGCCTGCGCGAGCCGCGCATCCGCGAGCACACGGCCAAGGTCCTCGCCGCGCGCGCGGGGGCGAGCACAGACGGCACCCCGGCCGTGGCCGGCGCGGCTCCCCGCGCCACCGCCGTCCTGCGCCCGGGGGGCCACCTGGGCACGGCGGCACAGCCCCGGCGCAAGGGTCGATGA
- a CDS encoding adenine phosphoribosyltransferase, whose amino-acid sequence MSAVTDGPGTLPGPSGGRRADLARRIDGLLRTVPDFPQPGIQFRDIMPLLADADAFADVVAALVAGTPGPVDLVAGMEARGFLLAAPVAAVLGAGVVPVRKAGKLPGPVASQSYALEYGSAAVEIQPFTIPDGARVLVVDDVLATGGTAAATVALLEACGAEVVALSFLVELESLGGRALLPGRAIDALLTLA is encoded by the coding sequence ATGAGCGCCGTCACGGACGGGCCGGGCACGCTGCCCGGCCCGTCGGGCGGTCGGCGGGCCGATCTGGCACGCCGCATCGACGGCCTGCTGCGCACGGTGCCGGACTTCCCGCAGCCCGGGATCCAGTTCCGCGACATCATGCCGCTGCTGGCCGACGCCGACGCCTTCGCCGACGTGGTCGCAGCGCTGGTCGCGGGCACGCCGGGGCCGGTCGACCTCGTCGCCGGCATGGAGGCCCGGGGCTTCCTGCTCGCCGCGCCCGTCGCGGCAGTCCTCGGTGCCGGCGTCGTGCCGGTCCGCAAGGCAGGCAAGCTGCCCGGGCCCGTTGCGTCGCAGTCCTACGCCCTGGAGTACGGGTCGGCGGCCGTGGAGATCCAGCCGTTCACGATCCCCGACGGGGCACGGGTGCTCGTCGTCGACGACGTCCTGGCCACGGGTGGGACCGCGGCCGCCACGGTCGCGCTGCTCGAGGCGTGCGGCGCGGAGGTCGTCGCGCTGAGCTTCCTCGTCGAGCTCGAGTCGCTCGGCGGCCGCGCCCTGCTGCCCGGCCGAGCGATCGACGCGCTGCTGACGCTGGCCTGA
- a CDS encoding RelA/SpoT family protein, with amino-acid sequence MAEKAGTETDAVTAPVPVVPEAAEVPTLPADVPATVDSEPTTGSGGRVRARLARLSGRSAPAYPALEPVLQAVRTNHPKADLSVIEQAYVVAEQAHRGQLRKSGDPYITHPVAVATILAELGMTPSTVVAALLHDTVEDTEYSLDQLRRDFGPEVAMLVDGVTKLDKVAYGDAAQAETVRKMVVAMSRDIRVLVIKLADRLHNARTWKFVSASSAEKKARETLEIYAPLAHRLGMNTIKWELEDLSFATLYPKVYDEIVHLVAERAPAREEYLATVREQVGADLRTAKIKATVTGRPKHYYSIYQKMIVRGRDFTDIYDLVGVRVLVDTVRDCYAALGALHARWNPVPGRFKDYIAMPKFNLYQSLHTTVIGPGGKPVEIQIRTHDMHRRAEYGVAAHWKYKETAKTGPQDSAGNDMTWLRQLVDWQRETADPTEFLDLLRDEIAGAEVYVFTPKGDVQALPAGSTPVDFAYAVHTEVGHRTMGARVNGRLVPLDSSLENGDVVEVFTSRSETAGPSRDWLAFVKSPRARNKIRQWFTKERREEAIEHGKDAIAKAMRKQNLPIQRLMSHESLLALAHEMRFADVSALYAAVGEGQASAASVVQRLVHSVGGEPAAEEDMAEAARPGSTARRTRSGDPGVVVKGVDDVWVKLAKCCTPVPGDEIIGFVTRGAGVSVHRTDCLNVEALRRQPERIVEVAWSHTSSQLFLVQIQVEALDRSRLLSDVTRVLSDLHVNILSASVSTSRDRVALSRFVFEMAEPSHLASVLGEVRKVEGVFDVYRITGSRGAEEPAIRA; translated from the coding sequence ATGGCGGAGAAGGCCGGTACAGAGACGGACGCGGTGACCGCGCCCGTCCCCGTCGTGCCCGAGGCCGCGGAGGTGCCGACGCTCCCTGCGGACGTCCCCGCGACGGTCGACAGCGAGCCGACCACCGGGTCCGGGGGTCGCGTGCGCGCACGACTGGCACGCCTCTCGGGGAGGTCCGCCCCTGCCTACCCGGCGCTGGAACCGGTGCTGCAGGCCGTGCGCACCAACCACCCGAAGGCCGACCTGTCGGTGATCGAGCAGGCGTACGTGGTGGCCGAGCAGGCCCACCGCGGCCAGCTGCGCAAGAGCGGTGACCCCTACATCACGCACCCGGTCGCCGTCGCGACGATCCTGGCGGAGCTCGGCATGACGCCGTCGACCGTCGTCGCGGCACTGCTGCACGACACGGTCGAGGACACGGAGTACTCCCTCGACCAGCTGCGGCGCGACTTCGGGCCCGAGGTGGCGATGCTCGTCGACGGCGTCACCAAGCTCGACAAGGTGGCCTACGGCGACGCGGCGCAGGCCGAGACGGTCCGCAAGATGGTCGTGGCGATGTCGCGCGACATCCGGGTGCTCGTCATCAAGCTCGCCGACCGGCTGCACAATGCGCGCACCTGGAAGTTCGTGTCCGCGTCGTCGGCCGAGAAGAAGGCGCGCGAGACGCTCGAGATCTATGCGCCGCTCGCGCACCGCCTCGGCATGAACACCATCAAGTGGGAGCTCGAGGACCTGTCGTTCGCGACGCTCTACCCGAAGGTCTACGACGAGATCGTCCACCTGGTCGCCGAGCGCGCGCCCGCCCGCGAGGAGTACCTCGCGACGGTCCGTGAGCAGGTCGGTGCCGACCTGCGCACCGCGAAGATCAAGGCGACGGTCACCGGCAGGCCCAAGCACTACTACTCGATCTACCAGAAGATGATCGTGCGCGGCCGCGACTTCACCGACATCTACGACCTGGTGGGCGTGCGCGTCCTGGTCGACACGGTGCGTGACTGCTACGCGGCGCTCGGCGCGCTCCACGCGCGGTGGAACCCGGTCCCCGGCCGGTTCAAGGACTACATCGCGATGCCGAAGTTCAACCTCTACCAGTCGCTGCACACCACGGTCATCGGACCGGGGGGCAAGCCGGTCGAGATCCAGATCCGCACGCACGACATGCACCGGCGCGCGGAGTACGGCGTCGCGGCGCACTGGAAGTACAAGGAGACCGCCAAGACCGGGCCGCAGGACTCCGCCGGCAACGACATGACGTGGCTGCGGCAGCTCGTCGACTGGCAGCGCGAGACCGCCGACCCCACGGAGTTCCTCGACCTGCTGCGCGACGAGATCGCGGGCGCGGAGGTCTACGTCTTCACGCCCAAGGGCGACGTCCAGGCCCTGCCCGCGGGGTCCACCCCCGTGGACTTCGCCTACGCCGTGCACACCGAGGTCGGCCACCGGACGATGGGCGCGCGCGTCAACGGGCGGCTCGTCCCGCTCGACTCCTCGCTCGAGAACGGCGACGTCGTCGAGGTGTTCACCTCGCGGTCGGAGACGGCCGGTCCGAGCCGCGACTGGCTCGCGTTCGTCAAGAGCCCCCGCGCGCGCAACAAGATCCGCCAGTGGTTCACCAAGGAGCGCCGCGAGGAGGCGATCGAGCACGGCAAGGACGCGATCGCGAAGGCGATGCGCAAGCAGAACCTGCCGATCCAGCGCCTCATGTCCCACGAGTCGCTCCTCGCGCTCGCGCACGAGATGCGCTTCGCCGACGTCTCCGCGCTGTACGCCGCCGTCGGTGAGGGTCAGGCGTCCGCGGCGTCCGTCGTGCAGCGCCTGGTGCACTCCGTCGGCGGGGAGCCCGCTGCCGAGGAGGACATGGCCGAGGCGGCCCGCCCCGGCTCGACGGCGCGGCGCACCCGCTCCGGCGACCCGGGTGTCGTGGTCAAGGGCGTCGACGACGTCTGGGTCAAGCTCGCCAAGTGCTGCACACCCGTGCCGGGTGACGAGATCATCGGGTTCGTCACGCGCGGCGCGGGGGTGTCGGTGCACCGCACGGACTGCCTCAACGTCGAGGCGCTGCGCCGCCAGCCGGAGCGGATCGTCGAGGTGGCGTGGTCGCACACCAGCTCCCAGCTGTTCCTCGTGCAGATCCAGGTCGAGGCGCTGGACCGCAGCCGGCTCCTGTCCGACGTCACACGCGTGCTGTCCGACCTGCACGTGAACATCCTGTCGGCGTCGGTCTCGACGTCCCGTGACCGGGTCGCGCTGTCCCGGTTCGTGTTCGAGATGGCCGAGCCCTCGCACCTGGCCTCGGTGCTCGGCGAGGTCCGCAAGGTCGAGGGCGTGTTCGACGTCTACCGCATCACCGGGTCGCGCGGTGCCGAGGAGCCGGCGATCCGAGCCTGA
- a CDS encoding DUF349 domain-containing protein → MVEAPVDETVTDAPADETTGDETVADEAPTEEAPAEPVDAATDEAPAEPVDAAAEEAPAEPVDAAAEEAPADEAPVADEAPTEEPQDEAPEDASTDAPDADPAADGTSAPPSASGARPTPATVRPGPRAPRPSAIAAPSAPAVPVPTPDEEAAAAHAATFGRVDEDGTVHVVEAAGERVVGQFPGASAPEALALYVRRFLDLQAKVVIFDARLSAADLSVKEIDQTLTRLTEELAEPAAVGDLDALRTRLEGLRVRAAERRAQADAERAAAREAAVAARTQIVEQAEKIASTDPSRIQWRPAGEQLRTLLDQWKDAQRSGPRIDRPTEESLWKRFSHARTTFDRERRHFFAELEARNTEARSAKEQLVDEAERLATSTDWGATSAAYRDLMTRWKAAGRANRQVDDALWARFRTAQDAFFAARDAANQAVDEEFRANLEVKEALLVEAEALLPVRDLGAAKAALRSLQDRWDAAGKVPRGDLQRVEGRMRAVESAVRDADSKQWSRSNPETRARAEGAAAQLAQAIAGLEADLEAAKAAGDQRRVKEAQAALDARRAWLEQVERAAQDARG, encoded by the coding sequence GTGGTCGAGGCCCCGGTCGACGAGACCGTGACAGATGCTCCGGCCGACGAGACGACCGGTGACGAGACCGTGGCGGACGAGGCACCCACCGAGGAGGCACCCGCCGAGCCGGTCGACGCAGCCACCGACGAGGCACCCGCCGAGCCGGTGGACGCAGCCGCCGAGGAGGCACCGGCCGAGCCGGTGGACGCAGCCGCCGAGGAGGCACCGGCCGACGAGGCGCCCGTCGCCGACGAGGCACCGACCGAGGAGCCCCAGGACGAGGCACCCGAGGACGCCTCCACGGACGCGCCCGACGCGGACCCGGCCGCGGACGGCACATCGGCACCGCCGTCGGCGTCCGGGGCGCGACCCACGCCGGCCACCGTGCGTCCTGGTCCGCGGGCACCGCGACCGTCGGCGATCGCCGCGCCGTCGGCGCCGGCCGTCCCCGTGCCGACCCCGGACGAGGAGGCGGCAGCAGCGCACGCGGCGACCTTCGGGCGCGTCGACGAGGACGGCACCGTGCACGTCGTCGAGGCCGCGGGCGAGCGCGTCGTCGGGCAGTTCCCGGGCGCCAGCGCGCCCGAGGCCCTGGCCCTGTACGTCCGTCGCTTCCTCGACCTGCAGGCGAAGGTCGTGATCTTCGACGCGCGGCTGTCCGCTGCCGACCTGTCGGTCAAGGAGATCGACCAGACGCTCACGCGTCTGACCGAGGAGCTCGCGGAGCCGGCCGCCGTGGGCGACCTCGACGCGCTGCGCACGCGGCTCGAGGGTCTGCGCGTCCGTGCGGCCGAGCGTCGGGCACAGGCCGACGCCGAGCGCGCGGCCGCCCGCGAGGCCGCCGTCGCGGCACGCACGCAGATCGTCGAGCAGGCCGAGAAGATCGCCTCGACCGACCCGTCCCGCATCCAGTGGCGTCCCGCGGGTGAGCAGCTGCGCACCCTGCTGGACCAGTGGAAGGACGCGCAGCGGTCGGGGCCGCGGATCGACCGACCCACGGAGGAGTCGCTCTGGAAGCGGTTCAGCCACGCACGCACGACGTTCGACCGTGAGCGTCGGCACTTCTTCGCCGAGCTCGAGGCCCGCAACACCGAGGCACGGTCCGCCAAGGAGCAGCTCGTCGACGAGGCCGAGCGCCTCGCCACGAGCACGGACTGGGGCGCCACGTCGGCCGCGTACCGCGACCTCATGACGCGGTGGAAGGCGGCGGGTCGCGCCAACCGGCAGGTCGACGACGCCCTGTGGGCCCGGTTCCGCACCGCGCAGGACGCGTTCTTCGCGGCCCGTGACGCCGCCAACCAGGCCGTCGACGAGGAGTTCCGCGCGAACCTCGAGGTCAAGGAGGCGCTGCTCGTCGAGGCGGAGGCGCTGCTCCCCGTCCGCGACCTCGGCGCCGCCAAGGCCGCCCTGCGCTCGCTCCAGGACCGCTGGGACGCCGCCGGCAAGGTGCCGCGCGGCGACCTTCAGCGCGTCGAGGGCCGCATGCGTGCCGTCGAGAGCGCCGTCCGCGACGCGGACTCGAAGCAGTGGAGCCGCAGCAACCCCGAGACGCGTGCGCGCGCCGAGGGTGCCGCGGCCCAGCTCGCGCAGGCGATCGCGGGCCTCGAGGCCGACCTGGAGGCCGCCAAGGCGGCAGGCGACCAGCGGCGGGTCAAGGAGGCCCAGGCGGCCCTCGACGCACGTCGCGCGTGGCTCGAGCAGGTGGAGCGCGCCGCGCAGGACGCACGCGGCTGA